GGATTCAGCAACCTGCATTCATGGCAATACAACAGCTTTACTACATCTTATCCTGAACTGGTGCTGGAACTACGGGATATAATTTCAAATTTGCACCGGGAATCCGGTAAAAAAGTAATCCTGACCGGACACAGTCTCGGCGGCCTGCTCTCCTGCGGAGCTGCACAGGAATTGGAGATTGAAAAAAAGTGCGCGGGCATAGTTACCCTCGGAACCCCGTATCGGGGCAGCATCCTTGCCAACATTGCCGTCGGTCATCTGGGACGCAGCCTGCACCCGCAAAGCAGCCTGTTCAAAGGGGAGAACAAAATCGGATACCCGAGAAACATCCCCAAAACAGCCCTTATTTCCCCTACCGACGAACTGGTCCTACCGTGGGAAAATCTGGAGCCGACATCAGACGAATGGACCATAAAACATCCCCGGGCAATGGGACACGTAGCCATGCTTTACAGCAGACAGGTGGGAAGCATGGTGGTTGAAGCAATCCATAAAATTAAATCCAAATAAAAAAAGAGAGGACCCTTAAGGCCCTCTCTTCTAAATTCAATTATTCTGTATTTTAGGAAACGTATTCAGCAATCTTTGCTTTGAGCTGATCGGCGGTAAACGGCTTGGTGATAAAATCGTTCACTCCGGTTTTCCGCGCCAGCTCCTGCTGGGAATATTCAGATTCAGTGGTAACCATAATGACCGGGATATCTGCATAACCGTCAGTCTGGCGAAGCTTGGCAACAAACTCCATCCCATCCATGACCGGCATGTTCATATCGGTAATGATAACCTCGAACTCTTCATTCAACTGAATATGATTATACGCTTCTTGACCGTTTTCAGCCACGGTGGGTTCATACCCGGCATTGGTCAGGATACTGCGGTAAAGAGCAAGCATGGACTTGGAATCGTCCACGGCCAATGCCCTCTTGCCTCCGGCTTTTGCAGCTTCAGGTAATCTGGCAATGTCAGCCTCGGCTTCTTCGCCGCCGATCTCGACCAGCTTGTCCCGAAAGGCTTCATGTACTTCGGAGTCCTTGGAAGCCGCTACGGCATTCATCAAAAAACGTCCAATTTTACCTTCAGAGTAGAGCCCCTGAAAAATATTTACGGCTTTAGCTGTGACAATGGCCCGCAGAATCTTTCCGGCCTTGCTGCCGCCCTGACCTACGATCTCCACCAGCTTCTTGGTGACACCAGGATTAACCAACCCGTCAAGCCCGGTCATAACTGCCACAGAGATAAGCTCGTCATCATCATCCAAGCCATCAATAAGGCTGATCACACCCTTCATGGTTCCAATTCTGCCAATGGCTTCATAGATGGCGTATTTCACACTTGAGTCAGTGGAGTACTGCTTCTCAATGGCATCCATGAGTACATCAAGGGCTCCCTTGTCCCCGATAAAACCGAGCACGTTGGCGGCAAGGATCATATCGTCCTTATCAGAGTCCGGGCTGATAATCTTGGTCAGGTAAGGAACACCTTTAGCACCAAGTACGGTCAGGGAATCAGTAACCACCCGGCGCACAGTAGGATTCCTGTGGTGCAGGTTAGCTACAATAAAATCCAGAGCCTCATCAGAACCGATAGCAGCAAGACACTCTACAGCCTTCCATGTAGTCAGGTCACAGACTTCGTAACTATCGTCCTCATTGTTGCGCTCCACAAATACCTTGAGAGCCGGAATGGACTGTTCGTCTTTTAGCTCTCCTAACATTTCAATAGCCATGACCACGATCAGGTCATCATCGTTATTGATATTGGAGCGGAAAAGTTCAAGGGAATCAGGCCCGCCTATTTTGGAAAGCGAGGTCAAGACTTCAAACAGAAAATCAGGATCAGGATCACCACCGGCCATATCCAGCAGGACAGGCACGGCACTTTTGAACTGAAACTCACCGCAAACCCTGATACACAAAGTGCGGAGTTTACCCTCCTCCTTACTCAAAAGTTCAACCGCTTTTTGTTCATCAACGGAAAGAACACCGTTCAAGGCAGTCACAACCATGTAATCAACAGAAGTATCCTCCAGCGGGTTTTGGAAAAGGTCTAGCAACCCTTCCATTTCCGCAGAGTCCTTGGCAATAGCGACTTCATTGAGAATGCTGATCTTATCCAAGAAAGATTTTTCTCTGAAACCGGTTAACATAGACATATTGCAATCTCTCTCTTTTTCAATGGGACTTGTTTCTATTCGAAACAGAATTCAATGGTGAAATCCCCGGCATCAGTAGTGAAGGGGATAGCCATAATGGGAGTGCTGGCAATGTGGGTTATTGTATGGTTATCTCCCATAATAACAGAAGGAGTGGCTCCGGAGAAACTCAACCCCTGTTCGGCAAGTCCTGCTCTGGCCTGTCCGGATACCATATTGGTTATTTCACCAACAGCATCCTGGACATCCTGCAAGATATCCTGAACATCGTCACCGAGCATATTTTTTACAATAGTGACCGCACAATTTTTTGAAAAACTAATCGAGATGGTTCCATTCATATCCCCGGTAATGCCAACCAGTCCGGTTACATCACCAACAGCAGTCTTGGTTTTCTTTACATAAGGCTTTCCAGGCGTCGGGGTGATCATGGCCATCATTGACAGCACATCCACAGCGGCCTTGATAAACGGCTTAGCAAGTTCAACATTCATATAAACATTCCCTACATCAGAAGTTTTTTTCCAAGAGCAGGAGACACCTTCAGTTCATGGTCTTTTCCCACTTAAAACATAATTTGAAAGATACTAACTTCAAAAAGAGAAAGGTTCAAGGAACATGATTAAAAACCGCCGACAAAATTGGCCATTGTTGCAGCCTTGGGTAGTATCATGTAATTCATATGAATATTTCAAATACTCTGCTTAAGAAGGATAATGAGAATGATTCAAAGTTTGGTCGGACTATTCGGGTTGATATTCATTGCCTGGCTGTTCAGTGAAAACAAAAAAGGACTCAGCCTGAAAAACATCCTGACCGGGATGGCACTTCAGTTTGCCGTTGCCGCGCTGATGTTGAAAGTTCCGTTTTTCAGTGATTTGATAATGTATTTGAACCACGCAGTAGACGCATTGCAGCAAGCCACACAAGCCGGAACAAGTTTTATATTCGGATACTTAGGCGGAGGCCCGCTGCCCTTTGCAGAAACATCTCCCGGAGCAAGCTGGACACTTGCCTTCCGGGCACTGCCGCTGATCCTTGTGGTCAGCGCACTTTCCGCCCTGCTCTTCTACTGGCGGGTCATTCCGGTGGTGGTAAAGGGGTTCTCAATGGCCCTGCAAAGAACCATGGATATCGGCGGATCACTGGGTCTGGGTGTTGCTTCAAATATTTTTGTAGGCATGGTTGAGGCACCGATCATCATTTCGCCTTATGTAAAAAATATGAGCCGCAGTGAATTGATGACTCTGATGATCAGCGGCATGGCTACAATCTCCGGCACTGTCCTCGTACTTTACGCTTCCATACTGAATCCGGTCCTTCCCGGTGCCGTCGGGCACATCCTAACCGCTTCCATAATCAGTGCCCCGGCGGCGATTCTTATTTCAC
The DNA window shown above is from Marinifilum sp. JC120 and carries:
- a CDS encoding alpha/beta fold hydrolase; this encodes MLKIILFAAVLLIILPLPLFLVAAICNRETMCRRGIKQNCKDITRATISAGISLLIAIFTRPLTFLCDMPLIKKNGDNTPILMVHGLYHNKAAWLIMRYRLNLAGFSNLHSWQYNSFTTSYPELVLELRDIISNLHRESGKKVILTGHSLGGLLSCGAAQELEIEKKCAGIVTLGTPYRGSILANIAVGHLGRSLHPQSSLFKGENKIGYPRNIPKTALISPTDELVLPWENLEPTSDEWTIKHPRAMGHVAMLYSRQVGSMVVEAIHKIKSK
- a CDS encoding response regulator, giving the protein MSMLTGFREKSFLDKISILNEVAIAKDSAEMEGLLDLFQNPLEDTSVDYMVVTALNGVLSVDEQKAVELLSKEEGKLRTLCIRVCGEFQFKSAVPVLLDMAGGDPDPDFLFEVLTSLSKIGGPDSLELFRSNINNDDDLIVVMAIEMLGELKDEQSIPALKVFVERNNEDDSYEVCDLTTWKAVECLAAIGSDEALDFIVANLHHRNPTVRRVVTDSLTVLGAKGVPYLTKIISPDSDKDDMILAANVLGFIGDKGALDVLMDAIEKQYSTDSSVKYAIYEAIGRIGTMKGVISLIDGLDDDDELISVAVMTGLDGLVNPGVTKKLVEIVGQGGSKAGKILRAIVTAKAVNIFQGLYSEGKIGRFLMNAVAASKDSEVHEAFRDKLVEIGGEEAEADIARLPEAAKAGGKRALAVDDSKSMLALYRSILTNAGYEPTVAENGQEAYNHIQLNEEFEVIITDMNMPVMDGMEFVAKLRQTDGYADIPVIMVTTESEYSQQELARKTGVNDFITKPFTADQLKAKIAEYVS
- a CDS encoding chemotaxis protein CheX, whose translation is MNVELAKPFIKAAVDVLSMMAMITPTPGKPYVKKTKTAVGDVTGLVGITGDMNGTISISFSKNCAVTIVKNMLGDDVQDILQDVQDAVGEITNMVSGQARAGLAEQGLSFSGATPSVIMGDNHTITHIASTPIMAIPFTTDAGDFTIEFCFE
- a CDS encoding nucleoside:proton symporter, which produces MRMIQSLVGLFGLIFIAWLFSENKKGLSLKNILTGMALQFAVAALMLKVPFFSDLIMYLNHAVDALQQATQAGTSFIFGYLGGGPLPFAETSPGASWTLAFRALPLILVVSALSALLFYWRVIPVVVKGFSMALQRTMDIGGSLGLGVASNIFVGMVEAPIIISPYVKNMSRSELMTLMISGMATISGTVLVLYASILNPVLPGAVGHILTASIISAPAAILISRIMIPESAKHQDADGLNIKSSASSSMDAVVKGTSDGVTLLINVVAMLLVLVALVALTNQILAFLPDMYGEPLTLQRILGIIMWPVVWLMGIPASEAYTASSLMGTKTILNEFLAYLQLAGLPDGALSPRSTIIMTYAMCGFANLGSLGILIGGLVSIAPSRKDEIVALGTKSVIGGTLATCMTGAVVGLLY